From a single Streptomyces liliifuscus genomic region:
- a CDS encoding GNAT family N-acetyltransferase has protein sequence MSETAIRDDRAAGRLEAYAGDEVLGHIEYFVLESPGRALVPVHTIVEPAHEGKGIAGSLARELYAMSAREGVPVAPLCPYVVKWAARHPDEAPAADPELLSAAMAWLTANPGRF, from the coding sequence ATGAGCGAGACCGCGATCCGCGACGACCGGGCGGCCGGCCGCCTGGAGGCGTACGCCGGTGACGAAGTCCTCGGCCACATCGAGTACTTCGTCCTCGAAAGCCCGGGTCGCGCGCTCGTCCCGGTCCACACGATCGTGGAGCCCGCCCATGAGGGCAAGGGCATCGCCGGCTCCCTCGCCCGCGAGCTGTACGCCATGTCGGCCCGCGAGGGAGTCCCCGTCGCCCCACTCTGCCCGTACGTCGTCAAGTGGGCCGCACGCCACCCCGACGAGGCCCCGGCGGCCGACCCCGAGCTGCTGAGCGCGGCGATGGCCTGGCTGACGGCCAATCCGGGCCGGTTCTGA
- the panD gene encoding aspartate 1-decarboxylase, which translates to MLRTMFKSKIHRATVTQADLHYVGSVTIDAELLEAADLLPGELVHIVDIDNGARLETYVIEGERGSGVIGINGAAAHLVHPGDLVIIISYAQVSDAEARSLRPRVVHVDAGNRIVALGADPSEPVPGSDQERSPQAVRA; encoded by the coding sequence ATGCTGCGCACCATGTTCAAGTCCAAGATCCACCGTGCCACGGTCACCCAGGCCGATCTGCACTACGTCGGATCCGTGACCATCGACGCCGAGCTCCTCGAAGCGGCCGATCTGCTGCCGGGAGAGCTGGTGCACATCGTCGACATCGACAACGGCGCCCGCCTGGAGACGTATGTCATCGAGGGGGAGCGCGGGTCCGGTGTCATCGGTATCAACGGGGCGGCGGCGCACCTCGTGCACCCCGGAGACCTGGTGATCATCATCAGTTACGCTCAGGTCTCCGACGCCGAGGCCCGGTCGCTGAGGCCGCGGGTCGTGCACGTGGACGCCGGGAACCGGATCGTGGCGCTCGGCGCGGATCCGTCCGAGCCGGTGCCGGGCTCGGACCAGGAGCGCAGTCCCCAGGCCGTCCGGGCCTGA
- a CDS encoding ABC transporter ATP-binding protein, with product MSMETTAWTQLHSVMNAEQERRPFARATLRRIAGFARPHRRRIAQFVVLSVVTALLAVATPVLAGRVVDAIVSGGDEGTVVRLALLIALIAFAEAGIGLVGRWLSANLGEGLILDLRTAVFDHVQRMPVAFFTRTRTGALVSRLNNDVIGAQRAFSNTLSGVVSNLVTLLLTLAVMLTLSWQITLLALVLLPVFVVPARRMGSRMAKLQREAADLNASMGTRMTERFSAPGATLIKLFGRPGQESAEFAVRARRVRDIGVRTAMAQTAFITALTLVSALALALVYGLGGWYALRGSLEPGAVVSLALLLTRLYAPLTSLAGARVEVMSALVSFERVFEVLDLKPLIDEKPDARAVPEGPASVEFTDVRFAYPSADKVSLASLEEVAALDTRGGTEVLHGISFRAEPGQTVALVGSSGAGKSTVASLLPRLYDTDEGSVRIGGVDVRDLSAESMRATLGMVTQDGHLFHDSVRANLLLARPDADEDELWDVLRRARLDDLVRSLPDGLDTVVGERGYRLSGGERQRMTIARLLLARQRVVVLDEATAHLDNTSEAAVQEALAEALQGRTALVIAHRLSTVRAADQILVVEAGRIVERGTHEELLTANGRYAELYRTQFEKPARTDATEDGVPQNGVSEKGVTEIAVAEEAVA from the coding sequence ATGAGTATGGAGACCACAGCCTGGACGCAGCTCCACAGCGTCATGAACGCCGAGCAGGAACGCCGTCCCTTCGCCAGAGCGACCCTGCGCCGCATCGCCGGATTCGCCCGCCCGCACCGCCGCCGTATCGCGCAGTTCGTCGTGCTCAGCGTGGTGACGGCGCTGCTCGCCGTGGCCACCCCGGTCCTCGCCGGACGCGTCGTGGACGCGATCGTGTCCGGCGGCGACGAGGGCACGGTCGTACGACTCGCCCTGCTCATCGCCCTGATCGCGTTCGCGGAGGCGGGGATCGGACTGGTGGGCCGGTGGCTCTCGGCGAACCTCGGCGAAGGACTCATCCTGGACCTGCGGACAGCGGTCTTCGATCATGTACAGCGCATGCCGGTCGCGTTCTTCACACGCACTCGTACGGGCGCGCTCGTCAGTCGACTCAACAACGACGTGATCGGCGCCCAGCGGGCGTTCAGCAACACCCTCTCCGGAGTGGTGAGCAATCTCGTGACCCTGCTGCTCACCCTCGCCGTGATGCTCACCCTGTCCTGGCAGATCACCCTGCTCGCGCTCGTACTCCTCCCGGTGTTCGTGGTGCCCGCCCGCCGGATGGGCAGCCGGATGGCGAAACTCCAGCGCGAGGCGGCCGACCTCAACGCGTCCATGGGCACCCGGATGACCGAGCGCTTCTCCGCGCCCGGCGCCACCCTGATCAAGCTCTTCGGCAGGCCGGGTCAGGAGTCCGCGGAGTTCGCGGTGCGCGCCCGGCGGGTGCGGGACATCGGGGTGCGCACGGCGATGGCGCAGACCGCCTTCATCACGGCCCTGACCCTCGTCTCCGCCCTCGCGCTCGCCCTGGTCTACGGCCTCGGCGGCTGGTACGCCCTGCGCGGCAGCCTGGAACCGGGCGCCGTCGTCTCGCTGGCCCTGCTCCTGACCCGCCTGTACGCGCCGCTGACGTCCCTCGCCGGTGCCCGCGTCGAGGTCATGAGCGCCCTGGTCAGCTTCGAGCGGGTCTTCGAGGTCCTCGACCTGAAGCCGCTGATCGACGAGAAACCGGACGCCCGCGCGGTCCCCGAGGGCCCGGCCTCCGTCGAGTTCACCGACGTCCGCTTCGCCTACCCGTCGGCCGACAAGGTCTCCCTCGCCTCCCTGGAGGAGGTCGCCGCACTCGACACCCGCGGCGGCACCGAGGTCCTGCACGGCATCTCCTTCCGCGCCGAACCCGGCCAGACCGTCGCCCTCGTCGGCTCGTCCGGCGCGGGCAAGTCCACGGTCGCCTCACTGCTGCCACGGCTGTACGACACCGACGAGGGCTCCGTACGCATCGGCGGCGTCGACGTCCGTGACCTGAGCGCCGAGTCGATGCGGGCCACCCTCGGCATGGTCACCCAGGACGGTCACCTGTTCCACGACTCGGTGCGCGCCAACCTGCTCCTCGCCCGGCCCGACGCCGACGAGGACGAACTGTGGGACGTGCTGCGCCGGGCCCGCCTCGACGACCTCGTGCGTTCCCTGCCCGACGGCCTCGACACGGTCGTCGGCGAGCGCGGCTACCGCCTCTCCGGCGGTGAACGCCAGCGCATGACCATCGCCCGGCTGCTCCTGGCCCGCCAGCGGGTGGTCGTCCTCGACGAGGCGACGGCCCACCTGGACAACACCTCCGAGGCCGCCGTACAGGAGGCACTCGCCGAGGCCCTCCAGGGCCGCACCGCACTCGTCATCGCCCACCGGCTCTCGACGGTACGGGCCGCCGACCAGATCCTCGTCGTCGAGGCCGGCCGCATCGTGGAACGCGGCACCCACGAGGAACTCCTCACGGCGAACGGGCGGTACGCGGAGCTCTACCGGACCCAGTTCGAGAAACCGGCACGGACCGACGCGACCGAGGACGGCGTGCCCCAGAACGGAGTGTCGGAGAAGGGCGTGACGGAGATCGCTGTGGCGGAGGAGGCGGTGGCATAG
- a CDS encoding lysylphosphatidylglycerol synthase transmembrane domain-containing protein: MPCPACQPLSPCPQPHVGAVWKPSPDVTVERFPQGFARRLPVRQILCLLPLALVAVVAVQHRSVLAEGFGHLASAKWPWLLAAVAATCLTWVAAAVTRQGALVERLPKRRLLATQFAAGAANHLLPTGLGASAVNLRFMTVCGVPLARSSSALALYLLAESIARVGLLLALLIAFPDALRVGTLLPDGAVGPLLLVVAAVACVAVTVLLLVRRVRTVVFTFLRTALGEARSVHTRPARALALWGGSLSFPMFQAAGLAAVGQALGLPVPPLHMALAYLAATVAVALVPTPGGIGSVEAALILALVAAGGPVAVATAVVLAYRIITVWLPLLPGALTLGALVRLKMI, translated from the coding sequence ATGCCGTGCCCGGCGTGTCAGCCGCTGTCCCCGTGCCCGCAACCCCACGTTGGTGCGGTGTGGAAACCCTCTCCCGATGTGACCGTCGAACGCTTTCCCCAGGGCTTCGCCAGACGCCTTCCGGTCCGGCAGATCCTTTGCCTCCTCCCGCTCGCCCTCGTGGCCGTGGTCGCGGTGCAGCACCGGTCCGTGCTCGCGGAGGGCTTCGGGCATCTGGCGTCGGCGAAGTGGCCGTGGCTGCTGGCCGCGGTCGCCGCGACCTGTCTGACCTGGGTGGCGGCTGCCGTGACCCGGCAGGGCGCGCTCGTCGAACGGCTGCCCAAACGGCGGTTGCTTGCCACGCAGTTCGCGGCGGGCGCCGCCAACCATCTGCTGCCGACAGGTCTTGGCGCGAGTGCCGTCAATCTTCGGTTCATGACGGTGTGCGGGGTTCCACTGGCCCGTTCGTCGTCCGCGCTCGCGCTCTATCTGCTGGCGGAGTCCATCGCCCGGGTCGGGCTGCTGCTGGCCCTGTTGATCGCCTTCCCCGACGCGCTGCGGGTCGGCACGCTCCTGCCGGACGGCGCGGTCGGCCCGCTGCTGCTCGTTGTCGCAGCGGTGGCGTGTGTGGCGGTGACGGTGCTGCTGCTCGTACGGCGGGTGCGTACCGTCGTGTTCACGTTCCTGCGGACCGCGCTGGGCGAGGCCCGGTCCGTGCACACGCGGCCCGCCCGGGCGCTCGCGCTGTGGGGCGGCTCGCTCTCCTTCCCGATGTTCCAGGCGGCCGGACTGGCCGCGGTGGGACAGGCGCTCGGGCTGCCGGTGCCGCCGCTGCACATGGCGCTCGCGTATCTGGCGGCCACGGTGGCCGTCGCCCTGGTGCCGACGCCGGGCGGGATCGGCTCGGTGGAGGCCGCGCTGATCCTGGCACTGGTGGCGGCGGGCGGTCCGGTGGCGGTGGCGACGGCGGTGGTCCTCGCGTACCGCATCATCACGGTGTGGCTGCCACTGCTGCCGGGGGCGCTGACGCTCGGCGCGCTCGTGCGGCTGAAGATGATCTGA